The Primulina huaijiensis isolate GDHJ02 chromosome 17, ASM1229523v2, whole genome shotgun sequence genome window below encodes:
- the LOC140963491 gene encoding probable polyamine oxidase 5: protein MVSKKPRIVIIGAGMAGLAAANKFYTTANSKQLFELSVVEGGARIGGRINTLNFCGDRVEEGATWIHGVGGSPVHEIAQEEGLLHSQEPWECMDGILEDPVTIAEGGYELNKSLVEPISSFFNNLMDFVQGKPVDEDAVRVCCEVLKRCKLGSENLSVGSFLRQGLEYYWGLMKDQKGVNGVGNWSRKSLEESIFGMHEGIQRTYTSAGDLRNLDYVAEKEYVMFPGDEITIAKGYSSVLESLASVLPVGMIQLNRKVTKIEWRSAHSEKELLHMENGFENRPVKLHFCDGSIVLADHVIVTVSLGVLKHGICQDSDLFNPPLPCPKARAISKLGYGVVNKVFLELSPSSNYDQETNNPTKFPFLQMVFHPPDSELRNPKIPQWIRKTSFISPIYNNSKVLLSWFAGEEALALESLTDDQILDGFSTTIPNFLPTKSQSQKNTNPNPNHFNYSKVLRTQWGTNPLFLGSYSYVAVGSSIDDIDTLAEPLPQITNLESPPLQILFAGEATHRTHYSTTHGAYYSGLREANRLLEHYNCVV from the coding sequence ATGGTGAGCAAAAAGCCTAGAATAGTGATAATTGGTGCAGGAATGGCAGGCCTAGCAGCAGCTAACAAGTTCTACACAACTGCAAACTCGAAGCAGCTTTTCGAGCTTTCAGTTGTGGAGGGTGGAGCCAGAATCGGCGGAAGAATCAACACTTTGAATTTCTGCGGTGACCGGGTTGAGGAAGGGGCTACCTGGATCCATGGAGTTGGAGGCAGCCCGGTTCATGAAATCGCGCAAGAAGAAGGTTTACTTCACTCTCAGGAGCCGTGGGAGTGCATGGATGGCATTCTTGAAGATCCCGTCACTATTGCAGAAGGTGGGTATGAGCTCAACAAATCTCTCGTTGAGCCCATTTCgagtttttttaataatttgatggATTTCGTTCAGGGGAAACCCGTGGACGAAGATGCTGTTCGGGTTTGTTGCGAAGTGTTGAAGCGTTGTAAACTTGGATCTGAGAATCTGAGTGTGGGTTCTTTTCTGAGGCAAGGTCTTGAATATTACTGGGGGCTTATGAAGGATCAGAAGGGTGTTAATGGAGTTGGGAATTGGAGCAGAAAATCGCTTGAAGAATCCATTTTTGGTATGCACGAGGGGATACAGAGAACTTATACATCCGCGGGGGATTTGCGCAATCTTGATTATGTTGCGGAGAAAGAGTATGTAATGTTTCCAGGGGACGAGATTACTATAGCTAAAGGTTACTCTAGTGTGCTCGAATCTTTAGCTTCCGTGTTGCCAGTTGGAATGATTCAGTTGAACCGCAAAGTTACGAAAATCGAGTGGCGATCTGCTCATAGTGAGAAAGAGCTTCTGCACATGGAAAATGGCTTCGAAAACAGACCGGTGAAGCTGCATTTTTGCGATGGGTCGATCGTTCTGGCCGATCATGTTATTGTCACAGTTTCACTTGGTGTTCTTAAACATGGGATTTGTCAAGATTCTGATTTGTTTAATCCGCCATTGCCTTGTCCAAAGGCTAGAGCCATTTCGAAGCTCGGGTATGGAGTTGTGAACAAGGTGTTCTTGGAACTTAGCCCCTCTTCAAATTATGATCAAGAGACCAATAATCCAACAAAATTCCCTTTTTTGCAAATGGTGTTCCACCCCCCGGATTCCGAGTTAAGGAACCCCAAGATTCCTCAATGGATCAGAAAAACATCCTTCATATCTCCAATTTACAACAATTCAAAGGTCCTTTTGTCATGGTTTGCCGGAGAAGAGGCTCTCGCACTCGAATCCCTCACCGACGACCAAATCCTCGACGGGTTCTCCACAACCATTCCGAACTTTTTACCAACAAAATCCCAATCCCAAAAGAACACGAATCCTAATCCCAACCATTTCAATTATTCAAAAGTTCTAAGAACTCAATGGGGCACAAATCCACTCTTCTTGGGATCATACAGTTATGTAGCGGTCGGATCAAGTATAGATGACATAGATACATTGGCTGAGCCATTGCCCCAAATCACCAATCTTGAATCTCCACCATTGCAAATCCTATTTGCAGGAGAGGCCACACACAGAACACATTACTCAACCACTCATGGGGCTTACTATAGTGGGCTAAGGGAAGCCAACAGGCTTCTTGAGCACTATAATTGTGTTGTATGA